The sequence ttttagagcttcgtgctgataacgtgttgtgaaaaagtaaaaatttacggtaaaaaagtaaaaatctcaaactctcaaaattatcacactacacactttataatatttttctctcaactcaattgtgattttcttcacaaatgagagatctatttatagaaaatttttacaaataatccaaaaataaaatacatcattacctacatcatcacacactaattttcaatattcaacacctaattttacctaattttcaacattcaacattcatattttcaacacaaatatttaacacatttttaaataatttttcaacagaatgaagaattttaaaacgaaaagaaaaacatgaatagttcaaagaataaaattcaactattaaacatataaaaattattttttttaaaaaaagtcgccttatattttaaactaattattctttttttttttattattattcaatacTTGCAACATAGTTTGTATCAAAGTAGACGTTTATATATATCCAAAATGGATTAATTATCGGACAATATTAAATAAcgcattaattatatatatatatatatttaaaaaaatagaacatGTAGGACGGAGCGCTTaatgttttatcaaaatttatagctgatgataataatataactcaaatattttaaactgtaaACAACTCAAACGTCATATTTTGATTGTTTACGCgacaaagaaaatttttaaatccaggcaaaacataaaaactatatatatatatatataaaagatttgTTTGATGCGTAATTATGTTATGATGCATGCATCCTAACGAAGAAACAGAACATAATTCAGATTTGCTGACAATGATCATGCAAAGTATAAccattaattaatcattttatcACGATCTCAATATTTCTATACACATATTCTCtcatttaagaaaaaataacaTAACTTAATCCAGTcaacacattatatatatatataaatgtcgTACGTACGTGCACTGACTTCTGAATTATTCCTCCAGTTAGAAGAAGTGATGTTATAAAGGTCAAACCTTAagcaaatatataatataataactaATTATAagtacatttcaatatatattatatataagttttaattttatttccattgtgtgtgtgtgtgtcaaattatgttaaaaattacTTATGATATAATATGTTTAATAATTGATACCCCGGGATGACCCGGGTCATGGATAATGCCCGGATCAGGGAGGGTGATTATTCATGAGACGTAGTAAAGCCGAAACATTGGAATAGGTCGGCAAGGAAGCCCGGTCCCTGGAGGGCGCGGGACGATGTAGGGATGAGCTCGACAGAGACACTCCAACGAGTTCAGAAAAGTGTCAAGCCATTGGAGCATCCGGGACATAACCTCCCCGGGGCATTAGATGCCCAGGCTCTCATGTAATTTCCCGAGAGGCCTTCTACTCGTGCCACTTCGATATAAGTGCTGCATTTAATTACGCCGACGAAGTAGGGTATGTGCAGCCGACCTATCTCGGACACTAATACCagtggttgacaaaatcaggtAAGCTGGATGTGATtagtatgagatttgacatATCAGAATAATAGGGTATAATCAGCCGCCTTactataattaatgatcagcaCAAAGAACGAGATCATTATAACATCCTCTACTATAAAAATCAGGTTTCTTCCTTGCATTTAGATTCTATTCACACATTGAATGCTCACATTTATTGTTCATTTGCTCCCCATCATTCACACCAAtctcacaaccatcacttggttacattggttttTTAGCTTGAGTCCTTCACTGAcataagcatcggagtggtcacgccggacacccctccgacgTCCATTCACATGGTTACTTTCTTGGTTGCAGATCCTTTCATCCATCCCAAGAAGCAAGCTTTGGACTCAGACGTTTGGTTCTCTTTTCCTTTATTATATTGATAGCAGATCCCGTAGAGTTcccgacccggctcatccatttcacccggatcgaatcaataatatatttttgttatgatATAATGTGACAAACAAAGaacttttcttgaaaattttgacagacgtaaaataaaatattaataattatgtacGAAAatgtaaaaggaaaaaaaaatctcgAAAAAAAGTACGAGCCCTTTTGACATCTACATTAAGAAATCGTGATCAAATTTGTGTctttttaagtatttaatttaatttcttgaagGGTATATATTTAAccgataataaaattattttgagaaCATGAAAAATACCTTATGATATAAAAGTATTTCCCAACATGGattattaaaattcaaaaaatcttGATAGAAGATATTCAATCTGggttatctatgaaaaagtattattttttgtgacaaaaatattattttttattataaatatggagaACTTTGAATCATTTAACAAATAAAGATATTTGAGAACGTCacctaattttattaaaaaagcaTAAACAAAAGTacgtataataatttttaaacatttataggtattctatttgggtcacccatgaaatgtgttattttttattataaatatgaagaagattgactcgtctcacgaataaagatccgtaagatcaatatattattattaaaaagtcTTACATAAAAGTAcgtgagtaggtctcttgtgagacgatctcacgaatctttatatgtgagacggatcaacctaaccgatatttacaataaaaagtaatactcttagcataaaaaataatattttttcatggatgactcaaataagagatccgtctaacaaaatacgacccgtgagatcgtctcacataagtttctGCCAAAGTTacgtataataattttttaaaaatttatattagctccttatcaaattttttttaattaatatttcatgTATACCATTAATATACTCAGCACGTCACCAGTTGTATCAAAGAAACattgatatatatttgaagGCAATTTTACTCGTAAGAGACTGCTTCCCATCTCTTTTTATTTATCTCCAGAAAAGGTAGGCGAGTGGATAAAACAAtcacaatttattattttaacaaaggtcaaaatatgtaattaattattattatattcagtacggatttcaatttcaattatttttaatataaaaaatctaaTCTGGGAAGTAGTACATACGTGGCGTTGTGTCCTGAATTTGAGTTGGCTAGCTTTGGGTTGGATGTTTGGTTTGGTAGGTCGATGACAGATCCACTCAAGATTAGCTGtcttaattatcacaatattatatatacatatatatttatacccCGACAATATGAAAAAAAAGACCCTTAAAATAATGGTGAAAAGCCGGCTAGAAAATTTGGAACAATATCTGATTTTGCCAGTTGGGATATTTAACTGTGCGAGAAAAGAGTAGTTCGATTCAcggatttttattcgtgagactgGAATAATATCTGATTTTGCTAGTTGGGATATTTAACTATAGAGTACGTCgattcacatatttttatttgtgagacagatcaattCTGTCTTAAAAAATGTACTTTTTTTTGTTAatgactaaaaaaaatatttatctcgTAAAATTTACTCACATGAGTTTTCATGATGATAAATttaagggtgtcaattcggTGGGtaaaattgctcaacccgaacccaagaCAACCTGAAAACACTCAACCTAAACCAAAATCCGAATCAACTCGATCAACTCGATttcgattttaaaatttttttttaagaaaattaaataaaattcaaaaaaaatattttaatttaaacacataataacaatatttctctcatatatattatttaaatttgaaattctaattctagaaaaataaattatatttactaaatcaaataaacaattgtttagaaaataatgggcaaaaacttgtgtgagacggtctcacgggtcgtattttgtgagacggatctcttatttgggtcatccatgaaaaattattattttttatgctaagagtattactttttattgtgaatatcggtagggttgactcatctcaaagataaagatttgtgagaccgtctcacaagatacctactctaaaaaatgttcaaaataaatattaaattatgaaatttatgatataaatatataataaatatttttttagacatacaatataaaaatataggcaatatttattaattatatttttttaaaaaaattaaaattttcgtcaacgcgggttgacccgaaccgaacccaacccgatcaaTTTTTTcggggtcagctatcgggtctaACCCGAATCCGAAAACCCTAAACCCATACTTGACttttttcgggttgaatcgTGTCGGGTTGATGGGTCGTGTCTGCTTTTGACACCCCTAGATAAACTTGTGTCAAAAAACGAGTAGATATTATTCCCACTTTTCATTTGTTAAATTAAATTGTAATGCATTTACAAGTATGAATTGGCACGCTGTTTCCTTACGGACATCGTGCGATGGGCGGTGCAATTCTCCATATTGAACGAAATTTCCTTGGATGGTCTCTGAATTTCATTCGGGTATAAGATAATATTACAACCAATGTAGGTTGGGTTCGAcacgtttttttttatcaaagaatatattaaaatatttgatcttTTCGAACTCTGACCGTAACTTATTAGGGGCTCAGACAACAAAGAAAAGACATGTACGAACGAGATATCCAACAACAAGAAGGAAAATGATTGAATAGAGGAACTCTAAAATATTTGGCGATTTCAGATGTGTCGATATCAATGACTACTCATTATTTCGATGAATCATTTCTTCAGACAGAAGAAGATTATGGAAACACTTACTCGAAATCTCACTTATTAGTGCTGAGAATTTAGATGTGACTTTGATATATGCAACACTTTTATTTCATATGTCTAAGATGTGATCCCACACGCATGAATACTTTCTATCGCACAACATCGAGAATCTAGAGATTTTGCTCTTATATATTGATGATTGTTACATATATCATTCTTTCACACTGAGTCCCAATGCATGCATCCTAATCATGGTCAATGGGATTTATTAGTAAGTTNAATTAATTGaaacataaatatttcatttttaatacataatattacttaaatttaaaattcttctGTTTGAATTTATGCTGAATTATTTAGATGACTTTCTTCAATTTATAAAATCGTGTTATCCACAATTCATCCCAATTATTTCTGAATAATCGTGCTTATAATTAATTCCACGTTCTACCAATTCTGAAAtactatatttttccttttatcCCTAATCGTCAATTTCACCAAACCACACGATCATGTTAAAATACAAAGttagtaaattaaataatttcaactttaCCATTATAAAATTAGAACTGAGACAGATCTAATTAAATACATGAACCCTAttgtttttcattattattattggacacgattctgattctgattctcATCAATTTAGCAAATTTAGTTTTCCCATGGAAATTTAGTAATTATGATGAGATTACAAGGATAGACTCATTGCAATGAGCttaaaatgtttaattaattacttgagataaaatttaaataattttatcattaaTATTGAAGTGACATGGAAGAAGACAATTTATTCATGTATTATTAtgagaaattgaaaaaaatggatgagtaataataatactattttttttgGAAGTCCTACGTTGTTTGAGTCGGTAAGAAATTTAAAAAGGGGTATTTTTTTTTGGTCATGATAATAAATGGATGTACTTAATTTTGTATCAttaacttaataaaaaaatataattaactagTATTCTGTTTTCCACCAACAATAGACTAATGACATCAGTTACATGCACAGAATTAGGACTAAACCAtattaactataaaataatttataaaaaataaatcaataaaaaaataaagtcaatCCTTATTTCTGCCATTTTAAATTTCTCTCATTGCCACTATAAATATGCAGCTGAATTAGTGGGTATTTCCAAGCAACTgcacaaaatttatttaaaaaaaaaaaaagggaagaaGAAACCCTCCAAATTCCCGGCCATATTGCTTGTATCAAGCTCAATGGAGTCATTTGGAGCTTTTCTTGATTCTGAGTCTTTGCTTGCCACAGACTTTTTCTCCAATCATGTTCAAATCCCATCAAGCTTTCAGGCTGAAAATATGTATCATATGGATGATCATAGCATATTTTTCACTGATTTTAGTTGTGTTCCACAGGAAACTGGTGACTGCATCGAATTCGACTGTGCCTTTTTACTCGATCATGGCTATGGAAATAATGTCAATGCTAATGATGTTGATTTTCTTCATGATGAATCCATCCTGTTTTATCCCATGGATTGCGAAAACGAGCCGGTTTTTCCTGACGATATGATGGAAGAGATTCTGCAATTGAGTAATGCAGGAAAAATCCAGGCTATTGGATCCGGGGATCATTCTTCCGAAGAAATGCAGCTCAAGAGGAAGTATGAAACAACAagaattcagattgatcaggaTAAGGGGTACCAACTCCAATCTCTGGAGGATAAATCTGAGGATAATTCATCCCAAAGTCCCAAGAAAAGATCTCGGGTTTCGAAAGATGTGAGTATAAGAAAGATCATTTTCCAACTAAATGTATATGTTCTTGCTTGTTTCTTGTTTCATTCACCTGATTCCATGGATTAATACTGTATAACGATACAGCAAAATAAGAGGAATACTCGCTCGAAAAAGAACAAGAAAGTCAACATCCCAAGCAGCAATGATACTGAAGAAGACAACATTAATAATGCTGCTGTAACAAACGGACAAAGTTCAAGCAGTTTCAGCTCTGAGGATGATCACTCCAATGCTTCTCAAGATCACGACGGAGCGTCGAACTCGAAAGGGAAAGCAAGAGCTAACCGAGGATCGGCAACTGATCCTCAAAGCCTATATGCAAGGGTAAAGACTCAAAAAAACTTTCAAGATTTCAAGGCCTAACTAGCTAGTtaaatttgttatgaaaatgCATTAATAATTTTACATGAAAACCCTTTTTCTGATTttcagagaagaagagaaagaatCAACGAGAGATTGAGGATCTTGCAAAATCTTGTCCCAAATGGAACAAAGGTAATTAATACAACTACGTACCATTTGGTTAGAATATTATGCGATCACCCCATAATCTAATTTGCGTTGCATTAGGTCGATATTAGCACAATGCTGGAGGAGGCCGTTCACTACGTCAAATTTTTGCAACATCAAATCAAGGTATTTTTTGACAAATGACGAAAATTCAAATTTCGCCCACGAAATTTCTCCGTCGTGACAAGGTTGTGAAAActaagttaataattattgtttaaCGTTTGCAGTTGCTAAGCTCGGATGAGTTATGGATGTATGCTCCAATTGCTTACAATGGGATGAACATTGGCCTCTACGACAAAATATCTCCAAATCTTTGGTCATAATCATCCCCTGCGGCCTTTTACTGCTAATCTTTTGCTCAAATCCAAAGCAAAATGCTGACTTGTAACCAAATGAGGCGATTCGAATTTCGATTTTGAGGATTAatctcttgtttttttttttttaatttttgtatatagacaatattatatatctgtgaaaaataaaattcttatgTTGGATGAAATTCCAGTTCAATaccatttattttgtaaaataccaaaaaaaaaaagaaattttttttctatgttATAAACATCCGTGTTTAACTTTTTTCTATATGTTATGGCTATTCCTACTTTAAACCACgggcaatttttttaaatatataatttatattctataaatgtaattataaatatatttaaaattaatacttATTTCAAACTTcagcaaaaataatttaatttttagaaaagaaaatgaaattctattgaaaatttgaaaatttgttaTGTTAAATCTTAAGTATTAAagttaaaaatttcaaaaattaatttttctcgAATCTTCTCTtgttatattatttgatttgtcTTAGTTGGATCATTAGATATTTTAgagaaaatatcaatttttttcatatatgatgtgttatatataattttgaaatccatttttTGTCAAATCTTTGTAagttagtgtttttttttttttttggggatcAATATTCTATTTACAAGtgaattgaaatgataaattataaaaaatttatttataggtgaattaaaaaagtaaaaaaaagtaTCACTGATTATTTCATTCAGAAAAATAGTGagcaattataaaaatattctaaCCCTTCAATCTTGTAATCTGATGTATATATtaatgttgggtgcaataattgtttttgttgAGAGAGTGATTGGACTGTAGCGTTTGAGTActgtatgatttaaaagatttgagttgcaccattaccactagctttAAATTTTTGTAAAGTGACAAACGTTCGTCTTACAATTGGTATTAGATCCAAGGTCACTGATTTGATTCTCAttgattacaaaaataaaattattgtgaGTGAGATTgttggagtgcaataattgtctctgctgaCAGAGCGATCGAACTGAGACGCTTGGGTTGATGTAAGGTTCAAAAGATATGAATTGTAACATTATCACTAACTATAACTTTTGCTAAAACGacaaatattcaattttatatattataaaaaatgtatttaaataaattaaaagatcatttaaatttttgtatttacaTATGTAGACAAAAatataaggcaaaaacttgtgtgagacggtctcacgggtcgtatttgtgagacggatctcttatttggatcatccatgaaaaagtattactttttatgctaagagtattactttttattgtgaatatgggtagggttgacccgtctcacagattaagatccgtgagacggtctcacatgagactcacttaAAATATAATCCTCAAACCATTActcaattttcatatatttttctaatagaaatttttaacatttattttttcttaatctctctttattcaatatattttcCTTCATATTTTTATTCTAGTAAATTGGTGGAAAATTTTTAACCAatagaattatttttaaatttaaactaaTTTGGgttatagaaaataaaaaattttaaacaaatacaGAAAACAGGTCCCCCACCCCATTTCAAAAAAAGAAGCAGCAGAAGACAAAACGTGAACATCATCACGTGACAATCACGTGATATTCCTTATCCTctccaaaaaaacaaaaacaaaaataacagaACAAAATTATAGTACTCCAATAGCTCCTTATTCGACACGTGTCAGAATCTTATTCCCCACAAAACTTGGATTTATCTGGGCAGGGCTTGGCGGAGCACTTGCGCCAGCAGATTGGGGGCGGAGAGATGCGGGAGATGGCCTTCGATGTTCAGCGGGTGCACGGTGGTCCGCCCCCCCAGGTGGTTCTTCATGTAGTACGCCACCGTTGCCGGCACCGACACGTCTTTCGCCGTCTGGATTATGGAGCACGGCACCTTCACCAGTCCCAGTACTCCTCGGAAGTCGCTGTTGAATACAACCCGTGACACGAACAGCGTTATGTCCGGTCGCATGTTGAACAGCGTGCGGCTGAATTCGCGCACCGCCACCGGCACGTCCGCACCAACCGCTAGCGGCGCGACCCCGTTGACCCACGCCTCGTAGTTTGCCTCCATGGCAGAGAATACCTTCTCGATCTCGCCTTGCTCGAATCCTCCGTGGTAGTCATTATCATTCAAGAACCTGGGAGTTGATGTTGATTCCCGTCACGAATAAGAATTGGATAAGATCGATCACTATTCGTGATCATTATTAACTATATATGAATCAAAATCAATCAATTTGGTCCAACAGTAGCTGCGAATTATGTTTTGACTAAACTGGGATTCAATTCCAGTTTATTGGGATTTGGGAATTGATTCGAAATCAAAACAAACAGTAAAATCAGCCCGGGTGGGAATTTGGAATTTGTAACGCGCGTACCTAGGGGAGGCGCCGATGAGAATCAGCTTAATGAACAGCTCGGGGCGGCGAATGGCGGCGAGAATCCCGATCATGCCGGACACCGAGTGGCCAACATAGGTGCAGCGCTGCACGCCGAGGGCTTCAAGGATATGGAACAAGTCGTCAACGTAGGCGTCCAAAGTGGTGTAGCGGCCGAAATCGAAGTAATCAGGGTTGACGCTGCCCGCGCACACCAAGTCATACAGAACCACGCGGTGGTCCCGCACAAAGAACGGCAGAATGCGCTGCCACGCCGATTGATCGGTGCCGAACCCGTGAGCCAGCACCAGAATCTTTTCGCCGGAGCCCACTACCCGCACGTTCAAGGCCTCCAACAAGCTGTGCCCCATTCTTGAATTTCTGGAAAATATGATctgaagaacaagaaatcagatcATGCTTGTAAGGAGATGCCACGAAGTTAGATGTTTTGGTGTGTGCCTAGCTATTTATATTGCTTTACAGAAGTATCTACGAGCAAACTTACGATAACGCTTTcttttcaattataattttctcCTCTCtctattcatttaaatatttgtgtGTGCTTCCTAATCATTTAAATTTTCCAAAATCATACTTtcgtaaaataaattgaacaatTTATCTCTTTGATGGGGTGTCGTCGGGTTGTATCTATCTTGTTTTACAGACTGATTCTCACAGCATAACCACGCAGTCTAACCGATGGTTCCTGACATAGATTCTTTCAACATCATTTAGTACAACCCTGTTTCATTTCTTACCTCATGGTGTATAGTAAAACagttcaatttgaaaataatacatgagaggggcagTAAATCTTGATCTTTTTATTCAaccatacaaattattaatacATAATAACCTTTCGTAGAGGAGGAATAACTTGTTTaactacttatagtagccggaATACAACACATAAATTTAGAAAGAGAAATATTATCATTTATCTGAAAGAAAATAAAGAGGTTGAATGATGTATTCATCTTCATTCTGCCTTGGTATTTATAGAACTCTTAGTGGATTTCAAATCTGGACTTCAAATCTTATGAATTCTTCTACCAGTTGTGGCCGACAACATCTTGTAAGTGGTGGTCTCTTCAACCACTAGTTGGTGACTTATCTTTATGTGTGGTTCAGTGGAATATTTTTCCACCAATTAGTGGAATCGTCTTTTAGTGGTGGCTCATCTTCTACTAATAGAGTGGTTGGATCATATGTATGATTTATCTTTATCGGATAATCTTCCATTTTTGTATGATCCCTGAGGAAATTGTTTTTTATGTGGTCCTTCACCACATGGACTTGTCTCTACATTATGTTTTCGGTCAGATCTTGGCCGAAAACCTTCCCGAATTCTGGCTCTTTTGGTTCCGACATTCTGACAGATactttctgaccatcttcccacATAAGCCATGCTACAAAACTTCCGCTGAGTTTCGTTGCTCCCTAGAAGTTTCTATTCTACAAAagatttcttttcatttcaaataGGCCTTCtgtaaaacttgttatttttcctgtcatagtgtttaatGGGAAATATTCATTtacaaaattatgataaaacttATATGAAAACTTGACTTCGTCCATCTTGGTTAGACGGACCCTTAGAATTCAAGCTCTTCTAATAGAGATGTCATATTCAGTTATTGCAATGACAAGAAGTGTTTCTTCTACTGGAGGatctttgataaatttttgaacATTCGTATATGGCATTCTTAGCTTGATGATATGAAATGCTTCTTGTGGGCATTTTCCATTTGGTTCTGGTGCTCTACTAaaaaagtatagctccaaaaTATTTCTTCTGGACAAATATTCGTCGTTTGCCCATGTTTCATGAATCGATTCCCGAATCCACTTAGGTAATCTGGAAATTCTGGGAAGCTGGGTGatgtagtataaactgaggcaagtgTTCATACCATGTCTTGgtctcctttggatatgaatttggtttTATCCATACCTAGGGATATTTTCTTGCTACATCAACCCGAATTGTGGTTGCGCtattgaaggatcgagtgtgctagtgccttcgaagaCATTTCAAACACTACATTCTCCAataagctgcaatagctcgtgttctaagaatattaacaacgatgaattaaatcgagtttggattaaaaccaagcggaagaaactcgaagtaatccttcgtgaaaaAGACTGTTATtcgaaaacattttaacttatgtaaactgactAACCGAAGGAAgacagattagtttttgcattcttcagttcatttatggtgacaactgaactgacggatactccAACTGATCGAAACAATTTGAAAGCAATAGTTAATCagataaatacacaagatatgtttatggatgttcgtagacttcaactgctcctacgtcaccccttctaccaccacgagtaggttccactagaagactttgatttatacaactctttgtacaaacccactcagctaggacttataCTACttcctaaactgaactccttgctacgactgaaggcagcaccttccagagAACACTTCTTTaatgtctatgtgtcaaagactacatacacaagtttaacgtctttgtgcaagacggtatttgagtagatttgagagtgagtgtgtgtgtgagaactgaacaagaatgttctcacacactgagggaaaatggcttctaaactaagctgatacaacgatgaaaaattccctctgggctttaagtgcttctgaaagctgatatgcaactgaGCGTGCCCTTTTCTGTTTATCTTCTCAACTCTTTTCACTCTCGTATATGTCTCTTCTTTTGAGttttcactgatcttttctttATATAGGCTGGGAaag comes from Primulina huaijiensis isolate GDHJ02 chromosome 2, ASM1229523v2, whole genome shotgun sequence and encodes:
- the LOC140965280 gene encoding probable strigolactone esterase DAD2 — its product is MGHSLLEALNVRVVGSGEKILVLAHGFGTDQSAWQRILPFFVRDHRVVLYDLVCAGSVNPDYFDFGRYTTLDAYVDDLFHILEALGVQRCTYVGHSVSGMIGILAAIRRPELFIKLILIGASPRFLNDNDYHGGFEQGEIEKVFSAMEANYEAWVNGVAPLAVGADVPVAVREFSRTLFNMRPDITLFVSRVVFNSDFRGVLGLVKVPCSIIQTAKDVSVPATVAYYMKNHLGGRTTVHPLNIEGHLPHLSAPNLLAQVLRQALPR